The sequence GCTACGCTGTGTCCGCTTTCAAATATCAATTTTTCTAAAAAGTCAGCTCCACATGAGATTAGTAAATTTACAGCGTCATTGCTTCTGTCAAACATTGTGCTTAAAAGCTCTGTGTGATTTAGTCCAAGTCCGTCTTTGACAGCATCTGCTATAAAGAGCTCTTTGCTATCTTTGATGCCTTGGGCTACTTGAAATTTATTCATAGGAGCAGCCATATTTCCGCCATTTATTACGGAGTTGCCGCCTGTACGTCCCATTTTTTCAAGGATAAGCACCTTTTTACCGCGCTCACTAGCTTTTATAGCAGCAGCTAGTCCTGAAAAGCCAGTACCTACGATGACAACGTCATATTCTTCATCAAATTTAACGTCTTTTTCATTAGCAGCAGCGTTAGCGTTGATACCACCTAGAGCTAAAGTACTAGCTCCAGCCATACCCATTTTTAGAAAACTTCTTCTTGAGTTTTGCATTTTATCTCCTTTTATAGTTTGTTGGCTCAAATAGAACAACTTTTAAAAATTAATGGAATCATAACAATAAATGAAAATGAATATGGTAAATTCTTGGTAACAAACTTAAAAATATTATATAGTTTAAAATTTTAAAAGTAATTATTATAAATTTGTTATAATCCCTAAATGATAAGAATTTTATTGATAGAAGATGACGAGCAGTTAGCAAAACTACTTGCACGAATGCTTAGGCTTGAAGAGATAGAAACAACTATGGCATATAACCCACTTGATGGGCTAAATATCCTAGAAAAAGGACTAAAATATGATGCTTTGGTACTTGATTTGTCCTTGCCTGATATGGATGGGCTTGATGTTTGTAAGCTAGTTAGAAATACTCATCCAACGCTTCCTATTATCATTTCCTCAGCTAGATCTGAAATTTTAGATAAAGTAAAAGGCTTTAAGCTTGGTGCAGATGATTACTTAGCAAAACCTTATGAACCTATTGAGCTTGCTTTTAGGATCAAAGCGATACTTAGAAGAGGTATAAAAGAGCAGGAATCAAAGAAAATTTTTAGTATAGACAAAGACAAACACATTATTAAAAAAGATGGCGAGCAGGTATTTTTAGCTCATGCAGAGTATGATATATTTGTCTTTTTGTTTGAAAAAGAGGGCTATGTCATATCAAGATAGGATCTACTTTTAAATATAGACTCAGTTAAATTTCAAAGCGGGTTAAAGAGCATAGATGTCATTGTCGGTCGTATAAGACAAAAGATAGGTGACAACCCTAAAAACCCACGATTTATCCATTCTGTGCGCGGCGTAGGGTATAAATTCATCAATGCCTAAACTCTCAATCGTAAATTTAATCTCATTTTTATTCTGCGTGACAATAATTGTTATTAATGTAATATTTTTTATAGAATACAAAAGAAGCCTACAAGAGCTTGAATACTCAGTCTTTCAAAGATTTTTACTTGGTATGCATATAAGGGTTGAGGGTGGCGAAAAAGTGTTGCAATCACTAAAAGAGATCGATCTAAAATATGCTGAAATTTCAAATAAAGAGATAATAAAAGGTGGCAAAATAATATTGCAAGATAGCTATTGTGATATGTATAAATTTAGAGATAAATTTTACTTTGTGCCAAGACAAATATCTAATCCTAGTAAATCTATTTTAAATTTTTTATTTAAAGCAGGTGTTGAAACTGAAGACTATGGTAGATTTATGCAAGCAGATAAAATACCTGCCCTTGAAGATACAAAAGTGCTTTCAATGGCTAGTTTTTGGCTATTAGTATCATCGATAAATGGCATAACTATAATCTTTTTTATTGTGCTTATGCGTAAGCTTTTAGGGCTTAGAAATTTAAAAAAACAGATACAAGCTATCGGAGTGGATACGGCGAAAAAAGTAGATATCAGTAGTCACGATGAGCTTGGTGAGATAGCTCATGAGTTTAACAAAACTATGAAAAAATTAAATGACTTAAAAGAGGCTAAAGAGCTCTTTTTAAGAAATGTGTTGCATG is a genomic window of Campylobacter concisus containing:
- a CDS encoding response regulator transcription factor, whose translation is MIRILLIEDDEQLAKLLARMLRLEEIETTMAYNPLDGLNILEKGLKYDALVLDLSLPDMDGLDVCKLVRNTHPTLPIIISSARSEILDKVKGFKLGADDYLAKPYEPIELAFRIKAILRRGIKEQESKKIFSIDKDKHIIKKDGEQVFLAHAEYDIFVFLFEKEGYVISR
- a CDS encoding winged helix-turn-helix domain-containing protein codes for the protein MDSVKFQSGLKSIDVIVGRIRQKIGDNPKNPRFIHSVRGVGYKFINA
- a CDS encoding ArsS family sensor histidine kinase — protein: MPKLSIVNLISFLFCVTIIVINVIFFIEYKRSLQELEYSVFQRFLLGMHIRVEGGEKVLQSLKEIDLKYAEISNKEIIKGGKIILQDSYCDMYKFRDKFYFVPRQISNPSKSILNFLFKAGVETEDYGRFMQADKIPALEDTKVLSMASFWLLVSSINGITIIFFIVLMRKLLGLRNLKKQIQAIGVDTAKKVDISSHDELGEIAHEFNKTMKKLNDLKEAKELFLRNVLHELRTPVMKGKIISDIINDEEFKDDLKQIFLREELILSELTRIEKFSSNELSLNKNKYRLIDIIDHAIDLIFAVDKERVRVRNLKISPILNVDFELFSTALKNLLDNALKYSKKEVFLEISNDHFMVVSYGDKIDDERLDFNKAFNRKSEFSGAGLGLGLYIANQIFTRHGCEMKYKYKDGKNCFLVYFNEALAKNLV